DNA from Acidobacteriota bacterium:
GGGGTTCCTGCCTGAGAACCCGTATTTCTACGACTACCTGACGGCCCGGGAATTCCTGTCCTTCACTGCCGACCTGTTCGGGCTCGGCCGGGCCGAGAAGGAGGAGCGCATCGCCCGGCTGCTCAAGCTCGTCGGCCTGGAGCGGGCCGCCGACCTGCCGCTGCGCAAGTATTCCCGGGGCATGCTCCAGCGGGCCGGCCTGGCCCAGGCCCTGATCAACGAACCGAAGCTCGTCGTCCTCGACGAGCCCCTGGGCGGCATGGACCCTCTCGGCCGCAAGGAGATCCGCGACATCATCGTCCGCTTCAGGGACGAGGGCAAGACCGTCCTCTTCACCTCGCACATCCTCCAGGACATCGAGATGATCTGCGACCGCGTGGCCATCATCGTCGGCGGCCGCATCGTCAAGGAGGGCGGCCTGCGCGATCTCGTCTCGGAGAAGGTCCTGTTCACCGAGGTGACCGTTTCCGGCCTGCCGCCCCAGGCCTTCGCGGGATTCGGCGAGGGGGTGACCAGCCGGGGCGACCGGGTCTTCCTCAAGGTCTACGACGAGGCCCGGGTGGACGAGATCGTCGGCCTGGTCCGCGAGCGCAAGGGCCGGCTCGTCGCCCTCAGCCCGCGGACCGAGACCCTCGAGGACATCTTCGTCGACACGGTGACGCGGACATGAAGATCGGGGCCATCGCCGGGATCACCTTCAAGGAAGCCAAGCGCGACCGCATCCTCTACCTGCTCTTCTTCTTCGCCGCGGTCGGCATCCTGGCCTCCCGGGTCCTGGCCGTCCTGACGGTCGGCGACCGGGTCAAGATCATCAAGGACGTCGGCCTGGCGTCGATCTCGATCTTCGGCGTCCTGATGGCCATCCTGATCGGCACCGGCCTCGTCTACAAGGAGATAGACAAGAAGACCATCTTCACGCTGCTGGCCAAGCCTCTCCACCGCGCCGAGTTCATCCTGGGCAAGTTCTGCGGCCTGGTCCTGACGCTCTTCGTCATGACCGCGGCCATGACCGTGATCTTCCTGGCCATCGTCTACGCCCACACGCTGAAGATCGAGGGCGGCCTCCTGGTGGCCGTGGCCTACATCTTCCTGGAGCTCATCCTCATCACCGCCGTGGCCATCCTCTTCTCCTCGTTCTCGACGCCCATCCTGAGCTCCCTCTTCGCCCTGGCTTTCTATCTCATCGGGCACCTGTCTTGGGGCCTCGAGCTCATCATCAGGAAGATGTCCCCGGGCCCGGGCCGGACGCTCGTCCGGGCCCTCTACGCGATCCTGCCGGACCTCGAGAACTTCAACTTCAAGACGGAGGTCGTCCACGGCCTGCCCATCCCGCCGGGCATCTTCCTTTCGTCGATCCTCTACGGCGTCTGCTACACGGCCTTCATCCTGACCCTGGCCGTGCTCATCTTCCGGCGCCGCGACTTCATCTGAGCATTCATGAAAACGCGCGCGAAGGTCCGGAGGGGCTCGGCCACCATCCTGCTCGTTCTCCTGCTCCTGGCGGGCGCGGCCGGGATCGTGGGTTTCAAGGCGGCGACGGACCGGGCCGTCCGCCGGAAGCTCCCCGGCTCTTCCATCATCTACATCCCCTCGGGCAAGTTCCTGAGGTTCGCGACCTTCGGCTACCGCGGCCTGGCCGCCGACCTGATCTACCTCTGGGCCATCCAGTATTACTCGACGCCGGCGATCGACGACCGCTTCGACCACCTCGACCATGTCTTCGCCATCGTCAACGAGCTCGATCCCCGCTACCAGGACCCCTACGAGGTCGGGGCCATGATCGCGGTCGACGGCCTCCGGGACATCCCCTCGATCGCCCGCAGGGCCGGGCGCGAGAAGGACATCCCGGCCATGGGCGGCTCGCTCCTCCGGTCCGCCTTCGCCATCCTCGACCGGGGCGCGGCCAACAACCCCGACCAGTGGATCTATCCCTTCGAGGCCGGCCACATCGCCCTGATGACCCTGAAGGACTATGCCCTGGCCGAGTCGTACTTCACCCGGTGCATGAAGATCCCGGGCGCCCCGGAGTTCGTCGAGCGGCTGCGGGCCAACGCCATCTTCAGGAAAGGCGACCTGAAGACCTCGTGGGACACGTGGCTCGACATCTATAAGCGAGCCCCCGACGAGCGGACCCGGAAGATCGCCTCGAACCACCTCTACAACGTCAAGGCGACGATCGACGGGGCCGCCATCGAGGAGGCCGCGGCGAAATACCGCGAGCGTTTCGGCCGGCTGCCGGCCGGCCTCGCGGACCTCGCCCGGGCCGGCCTTCTCAAGGAGGTCCCCAAGGACCTCGACGGCAAGGATTACATCTACGACCCGGCGACAGGAAAGGTGAAAACGGTGATCAGCCCATGGAGACGATGACTCTCGTCCTGGTCGCGGTGGCCGGCCTGGTGTTCGGCAGCTTCTTCAACGTCGTCATCTACCGCCTGCCGCGCGGCCTGAACCTGTCGCGCCCGCCTTCGACCTGCCCCGGTTGCGGCGCGCGGATCAAGCCCTACGACAACATCCCGGTCCTGTCCTATATCCTGCTCGGCGGCAAATGCCGGCGCTGCCGGCGCCGCATCTCCCCGGTCTACCCCGCCGTCGAGCTCCTGACGGCCCTCGGCTTCGTCCTCGTCTATTTCCACGCCGGGCGGGAGATCGGCCTCGACTTCTTCGCCGGCTGCCTCTTCACCGGCGCCCTCATCGTCCTCGGCTTCATCGACGCCGAGCACCAGATCCTGCCCGACGCCATCACCATGCCGGGCCTCGTCCTGGCCCTGGCCTACTCCTTCTTCCGCGACGACCTGACCTTCCGCGGCGCCCTGCTCGGGGCCGTCGTCGGCGGCGGATTCCTGCTCCTCGTTTACGGCGCCTACCGGCTCATCCGCAGGAAGGAAGGATTGGGCATGGGCGACGTGACCATGATGCTCATGGTCGGTGCCGCCCTCGGGCCGGCCCGGACGCTTCTCGTCCTCATCCTGGCGTCGCTCGCGGGGGCGATCTTCGGCCTCTACCTCGTCGCCCGGAAAGGCAAGGACTTCCAGTTCGCCCTGCCCTTCGGGACGTTCATCGCCCCGGCGGCCTTCGCGGCGATGATCTGGGGCCAGCCGATCGTGAGCTGGTACCTGAGCCGTCTCCCCCGCTAGACGCCGGGCGGCCCGCCCTTTTCAGGACCCGGATCGAGAGCACCGAGGCCGTGGAGTCCGTGACCTTGCACCGCTCCGCGACCGGCAGGCCCGGGACCCAGACGATCTCGCCGCGCGAGAGGAGGACCGGGAGGCGGTCGCGCCCGGCCGCGGCGACGCCCTTGGCCCGGAGGGCCTCCTTGAGCTTCTTCCGGCCCGGCGCGCCGAGCGGCCGGTAGAGATCGCCCGGCCGCCGGCTCCGGACCGTCAGCGGAAAGGCGAGCGAATCCGCGTCGAGGTCGGCGCCGGTCCGGTCGTCCTTGCGGAGCGGCCGGGCCGTCCCGCGGCCGTCGCCCCGGCGCAGGCGCCCTCGCAGGACCAGGCCGGCGGCGGGCAGATGGAGATCGCCGCGCCCGTCCCACAAGGTTTCGTAGGGCCTCGGCGTCGGGGCCATTTTCTTGAGCCCGACCCGGCCGGACTCCCGCCGCAGCGTGAGGCCCTTGCGAAGCGTCAGCTCCTTGCCCTCGCCGAGGGCCAGGAGGGCGGCCACGTCGTCGAAGGAGATGTCCCGCAGCCCCCCCGCGGCTTCGCGGAGGAACTCCCGGGCGACGCGCCGGGCCAGGGCCGGCAGCAGCAGGGGCAGGGTCTTCAGGTCCAGCGACAGGTCGCGGCCCCGGCGGAGGATGAACTCATCGAGGAGCTCGCGGACGAAGCCGTGGAGGAGCTCGTCGTCCTCGCGGACGATGCCGGCCAGGCGGGCCAGGTGCTGGACGATCCGGGGCTCATAGTCGCGGGCGACGAGCGGAAGGAGTTCGGCCCTGATGCGGTTGCGCAGGTAGCGGCGGTCGAGGTTCGTGGCGTCCTCGCGCCAGGAGAGCCCACGGGCGGCCAGCCAGGCCCGCAGGTCGGGCCCGGCGATCGCCAGGAGCGGCCGGACGACGGGACAGGGCGCGCCGGCGACGACCGGCGCGATCCCGGCCAGGCCGGAGAGGCCCGTCCCCCTCATCAGGCGCATGAGCACGGTCTCGGCCTGGTCGGTCATGTTGTGGCCGGTGGCGATCTTGGTCGCCCCGCCGTCGGCCGCGGCCCGGCGCAGGAAGCGGTAGCGCAGGTCGCGGCCGGCTTCCTCGAGGTTGAGCCGGCGGCGGGCGGCGAAGGCCCGGATGTCGGCCCCGTCCACGGCCAGGGGCAGGACCCAGCGGCGGGCCAGGTCCCGGACGAAAGCCTCGTCCGCGTCCGCCTCTTCCCTCAGCCGGTGGTTGAAGTGGGCCAGGCGGATCTCGAGAGGCATCTCCTCGCGGAGCTCGAGCAGGAGTACAACGAGCGCCACGGAGTCGGGCCCGCCGGAGACGGCGGCCAGGACGCGGTCGCCGGGAACGATCATTCCCCCGCCGACAGCCGTCGCCCGGAAGGCGGCGAAGACAGGGTCCGGGGGCTTTCGGGTTGTCATCGGCGCGCTTGGATCATTGAGCGGAGGATCCCGAGAAATGGCGGCGGAGGGATTTGAACCCCCGACACTGCGGATATGAGCCGCATGCTCTGACCAACTG
Protein-coding regions in this window:
- a CDS encoding A24 family peptidase, which encodes METMTLVLVAVAGLVFGSFFNVVIYRLPRGLNLSRPPSTCPGCGARIKPYDNIPVLSYILLGGKCRRCRRRISPVYPAVELLTALGFVLVYFHAGREIGLDFFAGCLFTGALIVLGFIDAEHQILPDAITMPGLVLALAYSFFRDDLTFRGALLGAVVGGGFLLLVYGAYRLIRRKEGLGMGDVTMMLMVGAALGPARTLLVLILASLAGAIFGLYLVARKGKDFQFALPFGTFIAPAAFAAMIWGQPIVSWYLSRLPR
- a CDS encoding ABC transporter permease — translated: MKIGAIAGITFKEAKRDRILYLLFFFAAVGILASRVLAVLTVGDRVKIIKDVGLASISIFGVLMAILIGTGLVYKEIDKKTIFTLLAKPLHRAEFILGKFCGLVLTLFVMTAAMTVIFLAIVYAHTLKIEGGLLVAVAYIFLELILITAVAILFSSFSTPILSSLFALAFYLIGHLSWGLELIIRKMSPGPGRTLVRALYAILPDLENFNFKTEVVHGLPIPPGIFLSSILYGVCYTAFILTLAVLIFRRRDFI
- a CDS encoding ABC transporter ATP-binding protein; translated protein: MADAIRIENLRKTFRVGFIPKSRQILKGITFSVREGETFGYLGPNGAGKTTTIKCLLDLIHPDAGEIAIFGRPASSPRSREALGFLPENPYFYDYLTAREFLSFTADLFGLGRAEKEERIARLLKLVGLERAADLPLRKYSRGMLQRAGLAQALINEPKLVVLDEPLGGMDPLGRKEIRDIIVRFRDEGKTVLFTSHILQDIEMICDRVAIIVGGRIVKEGGLRDLVSEKVLFTEVTVSGLPPQAFAGFGEGVTSRGDRVFLKVYDEARVDEIVGLVRERKGRLVALSPRTETLEDIFVDTVTRT
- the tilS gene encoding tRNA lysidine(34) synthetase TilS, whose protein sequence is MTTRKPPDPVFAAFRATAVGGGMIVPGDRVLAAVSGGPDSVALVVLLLELREEMPLEIRLAHFNHRLREEADADEAFVRDLARRWVLPLAVDGADIRAFAARRRLNLEEAGRDLRYRFLRRAAADGGATKIATGHNMTDQAETVLMRLMRGTGLSGLAGIAPVVAGAPCPVVRPLLAIAGPDLRAWLAARGLSWREDATNLDRRYLRNRIRAELLPLVARDYEPRIVQHLARLAGIVREDDELLHGFVRELLDEFILRRGRDLSLDLKTLPLLLPALARRVAREFLREAAGGLRDISFDDVAALLALGEGKELTLRKGLTLRRESGRVGLKKMAPTPRPYETLWDGRGDLHLPAAGLVLRGRLRRGDGRGTARPLRKDDRTGADLDADSLAFPLTVRSRRPGDLYRPLGAPGRKKLKEALRAKGVAAAGRDRLPVLLSRGEIVWVPGLPVAERCKVTDSTASVLSIRVLKRAGRPASSGGDGSGTSSRSAGPRSSPRRPPGR